In one Candidatus Marinimicrobia bacterium CG08_land_8_20_14_0_20_45_22 genomic region, the following are encoded:
- the mfd gene encoding transcription-repair coupling factor, with product MTGFLVTILDRFSSQPIVSKIAETLRSSRSYVTISGLKGSSISLFSANLYKQFKNPILIVVKDSTEAEDLRDDMESLVGSAMVCYLPDRVSRPTLFSEFDTTYTYFLHDTINKLTTLKNPIIISTLNGLSTPFPEKEAYRSNLVFLEVGKSFSRDAFINQMVDFHYNPVDVVEYPFDFAVKGGVIDFFPPSSRHPYRIEFFDNVIESIRTFNTDDQLSIARVNRCALYPNPDFPRGQKESATLFSYLSKDAIIILPHYETLLSSAEKFDLSFTTTPSYKNIFLYDVADAQFNFKIFQPSFYQGSITFFKEHLVRILEKHQQPTIVILSGNPNQTNRLKIILDTFPIILCDGTLSHSLEIPDLDLFVYVEHELFSRQRQSNVFRSVASETDLQKLDPDNISFGDIMVHLNYGIGRFVGLRKITAFGSIRECLVLEYADKARVFVPLEKLKFVQKYKTSESYFPKLNHLGSKEWEKTKTITEKSLEYFSQEIIRLYASRLQSSGFSFNPDSELQIEMESEFMFEETPDQATASEEIKRDMEAPRPMDRLLCGDVGFGKTEVAIRAAFKAVDNSKQVAILVPTTILADQHFHTFSERIANFPIRIGLLSRFVDSKTIKQTIRAISIGTVDIVIGTHRLLSEDIHFKDLGLLVIDEEHRFGVKHKDKIKSFRNNVDVLSLSATPIPRSMHFSLIGARDFSQINTPPKSRLPIFTEIITFDENLIKTAVYREIARGGQIYFVHNEVKTIEVMTSQLQALFPELSIRFAHGQMTEKVLEPIMKNFINQKIDILVTTAIIESGIDIPNVNTIFIHRAQNFGLAQLYQLRGRVGRSNRRAYAYLIVPNQNALSPDAIKRLQTIKRYTSLGSGYSIALKDLEIRGAGNVFGTEQSGNINAVGYSMYVQILKDALAAAKDAEFGTKISLTPAPQDVEITYPKPAFLPEDYISSSSMRLQYYRRLTEANTLPELKKIESEIRDIFGYVPETGENFLGLSRIRIAASELGINKIVFKDSVVEISFVDANPFNNDIDLIESIRNATRNIGFAYKFLPSDELKLLLFINRPDPLLSLKHFLDVLKEAINL from the coding sequence ATGACAGGTTTTCTGGTAACGATCCTCGATCGTTTTTCGAGCCAGCCGATTGTTTCAAAAATTGCCGAAACATTACGATCAAGCCGATCTTACGTTACTATTAGTGGACTGAAGGGCTCCTCTATAAGCCTGTTTTCTGCCAATCTTTATAAACAATTTAAAAACCCGATTCTAATCGTTGTAAAAGATTCAACTGAGGCGGAAGACCTTCGAGATGACATGGAATCTTTAGTCGGTTCTGCGATGGTCTGCTACCTTCCCGACCGCGTATCCCGACCAACGCTTTTTTCTGAATTTGACACAACATACACCTACTTTTTACATGACACTATCAACAAATTGACTACGCTAAAAAATCCGATTATTATTTCCACTTTAAACGGACTTTCAACACCATTTCCCGAAAAGGAGGCCTATCGGTCAAATCTTGTTTTCCTTGAAGTGGGAAAATCTTTTTCGCGCGATGCTTTTATTAATCAAATGGTTGATTTTCACTACAATCCTGTCGATGTTGTCGAATATCCTTTTGACTTTGCCGTTAAGGGCGGTGTCATCGATTTTTTCCCCCCATCTTCCCGCCATCCATATCGTATCGAATTCTTCGATAACGTTATCGAATCAATCCGAACATTTAACACTGACGACCAATTGTCAATTGCTCGTGTTAATCGCTGTGCGCTTTACCCGAATCCAGATTTTCCCCGTGGGCAAAAAGAGTCGGCGACTCTATTTTCGTATTTATCTAAAGACGCCATAATCATTCTTCCGCATTACGAAACATTGCTTTCATCTGCAGAAAAATTTGATCTCTCTTTTACAACCACTCCTTCTTACAAGAACATATTCCTCTATGATGTTGCCGATGCACAATTTAATTTCAAAATTTTTCAGCCATCCTTTTATCAGGGAAGCATCACTTTTTTTAAGGAACATCTTGTTCGAATTTTGGAAAAACACCAACAGCCGACAATCGTCATCCTTTCCGGCAATCCAAACCAAACAAACCGCCTTAAAATCATATTGGACACCTTTCCAATAATTCTCTGTGATGGAACGCTATCTCATTCTCTCGAGATTCCCGATTTAGACCTATTCGTCTATGTTGAACATGAGCTTTTCTCAAGACAGCGCCAATCAAATGTTTTCAGAAGCGTCGCATCCGAGACTGATCTCCAAAAACTTGATCCGGATAATATTTCTTTTGGCGACATTATGGTTCATTTGAATTATGGAATTGGTCGTTTCGTCGGACTGAGAAAAATTACCGCATTCGGTTCAATTCGTGAGTGTCTGGTTCTTGAATATGCTGACAAGGCGCGTGTTTTCGTTCCTCTCGAAAAATTGAAGTTCGTTCAGAAGTACAAAACTTCCGAATCTTACTTCCCTAAATTGAATCACCTTGGCTCAAAGGAGTGGGAAAAGACCAAGACGATAACGGAGAAATCCCTTGAATATTTTTCGCAAGAAATCATCCGTTTATATGCATCGCGCTTGCAATCTTCAGGCTTTTCTTTTAATCCGGATTCCGAATTGCAGATCGAGATGGAATCCGAGTTTATGTTTGAGGAAACACCCGATCAAGCCACCGCCTCCGAAGAGATCAAGCGAGATATGGAAGCGCCCCGCCCAATGGACCGATTGCTGTGTGGAGATGTTGGGTTTGGCAAGACAGAGGTCGCCATTCGCGCCGCTTTCAAGGCGGTAGATAACTCTAAACAGGTTGCCATTTTAGTTCCAACAACCATTCTTGCCGATCAGCATTTTCATACATTTTCCGAACGCATTGCCAATTTTCCCATTCGAATAGGACTCCTTTCCCGCTTTGTCGATTCAAAGACAATAAAACAAACCATTAGGGCAATATCCATCGGAACGGTCGATATTGTTATCGGAACGCACCGCTTGCTATCTGAAGACATCCATTTCAAAGATTTAGGGTTATTGGTTATTGATGAAGAGCATCGGTTTGGCGTTAAGCATAAGGACAAGATCAAATCTTTCCGCAACAACGTCGATGTGCTTTCGCTCTCTGCCACACCCATTCCCCGTTCAATGCATTTCTCCCTCATCGGTGCTCGTGATTTTTCCCAAATCAACACGCCGCCGAAATCCCGACTTCCAATATTTACTGAAATTATCACATTCGACGAAAATCTTATTAAGACCGCTGTCTATCGGGAAATTGCACGCGGCGGACAAATATACTTCGTCCACAACGAAGTCAAAACCATCGAAGTGATGACAAGCCAGTTGCAGGCGCTTTTCCCAGAATTATCCATTCGTTTTGCGCACGGACAGATGACGGAAAAAGTTCTTGAACCCATAATGAAAAATTTCATCAACCAGAAAATCGACATTTTGGTTACAACGGCTATCATCGAATCCGGCATCGACATCCCAAATGTCAATACGATTTTTATTCACCGAGCACAGAATTTCGGATTAGCCCAATTATACCAATTGCGAGGACGTGTCGGTCGGAGCAATCGCCGCGCTTATGCGTATTTGATCGTCCCCAATCAGAATGCGCTGAGTCCGGACGCCATCAAGCGACTTCAAACAATTAAACGATACACATCACTCGGGTCCGGCTACTCCATTGCGCTTAAAGACCTAGAGATTCGAGGTGCGGGAAATGTTTTCGGCACCGAACAAAGTGGAAATATTAACGCTGTCGGCTATTCGATGTACGTTCAGATTCTAAAGGATGCCTTAGCCGCGGCAAAAGATGCTGAATTCGGAACGAAAATATCCCTTACGCCGGCCCCGCAAGACGTTGAAATCACGTATCCAAAACCTGCGTTTCTACCTGAAGATTATATATCGTCTTCTTCTATGCGACTTCAATATTATCGTCGCTTGACGGAGGCAAATACGCTACCAGAGTTGAAAAAAATCGAGAGTGAAATTCGGGATATTTTTGGTTATGTGCCAGAAACTGGTGAAAATTTTCTGGGTTTATCTCGCATTCGAATCGCCGCATCCGAATTGGGAATCAATAAGATAGTGTTTAAAGATTCTGTCGTTGAAATCTCTTTTGTTGACGCCAATCCATTTAACAATGACATTGATTTAATTGAGTCGATCAGAAATGCAACCCGAAATATCGGCTTTGCATATAAATTTCTCCCGTCAGACGAATTGAAACTACTCTTATTTATCAATCGTCCGGATCCGTTATTATCTTTAAAACATTTCTTGGATGTCCTGAAGGAGGCGATTAATTTATGA